A single window of Tuberibacillus sp. Marseille-P3662 DNA harbors:
- a CDS encoding bifunctional folylpolyglutamate synthase/dihydrofolate synthase: MTVTYNRILSYLQTFHHRTINRDGHHLAIMRELLDVFQIDLSDFTIIQIAGSSGKGSTVLTLSKLLTANGIQHGRVISPHLERYEERFAIDDSVIQTDEFVSIIASIWRSLPSFSHERDVGHPHIMLLAAFLYFQNNQISLIIYENGVGGASDPANVLDPWIAVLTEMTLDHTHLLGPDIPSITKNKAAIIKPATDYVVCGMTNPEAKQILKCHQNRSSAQFYFYNEDYRLEHAFVYHGCHWMLTGLDLLNHANHQQQNITNALAVVNMLKSEGYPIHDDRIRRTLQHLSIPGRSELLNIGQHTLILDGAHNPFEIKRLFERFEPRDIDHLIISFPTNKSANALIAAIPDESIPLHIVPNPFQPGNQNFHDIRRELENAHSHIRFYDQLHESLTAVVTQPDPQTVLVTGSLYFIGQARTLLLDQDTDDEM, from the coding sequence ATGACTGTAACTTATAATAGGATCTTATCGTATCTACAAACCTTCCATCATCGTACTATCAACAGAGATGGTCATCACTTGGCCATTATGCGAGAGTTGCTTGACGTTTTCCAAATTGATCTGTCCGACTTTACCATCATTCAAATCGCGGGTTCCTCTGGCAAAGGATCCACGGTATTGACGTTGTCAAAACTGCTCACCGCAAATGGCATTCAACACGGACGAGTTATCAGTCCGCACCTTGAACGCTACGAGGAGCGGTTTGCGATTGACGACAGTGTCATCCAGACAGACGAATTTGTATCTATCATCGCGTCGATTTGGCGGTCATTACCATCCTTTTCTCATGAAAGGGATGTGGGTCATCCGCATATTATGCTGCTTGCAGCATTCCTTTATTTCCAAAACAATCAAATCTCTCTAATCATCTATGAAAATGGCGTCGGCGGCGCTTCGGATCCAGCTAATGTCCTTGATCCTTGGATCGCTGTGCTGACTGAAATGACGCTCGATCATACCCACCTTCTTGGCCCTGACATCCCGTCAATCACCAAGAATAAAGCAGCAATTATAAAACCGGCAACAGACTACGTTGTCTGTGGTATGACAAATCCGGAGGCAAAACAGATCCTTAAATGCCATCAAAACCGATCATCTGCTCAATTTTATTTTTATAACGAAGATTATCGTTTGGAGCATGCATTCGTGTATCACGGCTGCCATTGGATGTTGACCGGATTAGATTTGCTGAACCATGCCAATCACCAACAGCAAAATATCACAAATGCTTTGGCCGTCGTTAACATGCTTAAATCTGAGGGCTACCCAATCCATGATGATCGGATTCGAAGAACACTGCAGCACCTCTCGATTCCCGGTCGCTCCGAGCTCCTTAATATCGGTCAACATACCCTCATTTTAGATGGCGCCCATAATCCATTTGAAATCAAACGTTTGTTTGAAAGGTTTGAGCCAAGAGATATCGATCATTTAATCATCAGTTTTCCGACCAATAAATCCGCCAATGCTTTGATTGCCGCCATTCCAGACGAATCGATCCCGCTGCATATTGTGCCCAATCCTTTCCAGCCAGGCAACCAAAACTTTCACGATATAAGAAGGGAACTTGAGAACGCTCATAGCCACATCCGCTTCTATGACCAACTTCATGAGTCCCTTACAGCGGTTGTGACTCAACCTGATCCACAAACAGTACTGGTGACGGGATCTCTATATTTTATCGGCCAAGCCCGCACCCTACTGTTAGATCAAGACACTGATGATGAGATGTGA
- a CDS encoding UxaA family hydrolase has protein sequence MVQLTFNALKLNPKDNVVVTLKNVKVDEYLSVQGEHLTMKVLDGIPYGHKIAIADIPKGGRIIKYGEWMGVATQDIQAGAHVHVSNVRGLNDEERQTINVQ, from the coding sequence ATGGTCCAACTTACATTTAATGCGCTTAAATTAAATCCAAAAGATAATGTCGTCGTCACACTCAAAAACGTGAAAGTGGATGAATATCTTTCGGTTCAAGGAGAGCACCTTACAATGAAAGTCTTAGATGGCATTCCCTATGGTCACAAAATTGCCATTGCTGACATACCAAAAGGCGGTCGGATTATAAAATATGGTGAATGGATGGGAGTCGCTACGCAAGACATTCAGGCAGGGGCCCATGTTCATGTGTCTAATGTAAGGGGCCTGAATGATGAGGAAAGGCAGACAATCAACGTTCAATAA
- a CDS encoding SIS domain-containing protein, with protein sequence MLNTYFEKIDALLTTIQEEEGDHLRMAAQKVAASVQNGGIIQMFGCGHSHILTEEVFYRAGGLVPIKPIFVEPLMLHEGAVRSSELERQNGYADEFLVEQHFSEEDVVFVLSTSGRNPVPVDVARHAKASGAFVIGVTSVEYSQSQSSRHTSGDHLYDAVDLVIDNHAPKGDAMLSHEDVSVPFAPSSTVTGAAILNAILADAIKTIAETGAEPPVFLSGNVDGADDHNKRLIEQYKDRISLLR encoded by the coding sequence ATGCTAAACACTTATTTTGAAAAAATAGACGCATTATTAACAACGATTCAGGAAGAAGAAGGAGACCACTTACGGATGGCAGCGCAGAAAGTGGCTGCTAGTGTGCAAAACGGCGGCATTATTCAAATGTTTGGGTGCGGCCATTCGCATATTTTAACGGAAGAGGTGTTCTACAGAGCTGGTGGGTTGGTTCCGATTAAGCCGATTTTTGTGGAACCCTTAATGTTACATGAGGGGGCCGTAAGATCGTCGGAATTGGAACGTCAGAATGGCTATGCCGATGAATTTTTGGTCGAGCAACATTTTTCTGAGGAGGATGTTGTGTTTGTCCTCTCGACATCGGGCCGGAATCCAGTCCCAGTAGATGTGGCTCGCCATGCTAAGGCATCCGGGGCATTCGTTATCGGTGTTACATCAGTCGAATATTCTCAGAGTCAAAGCTCGCGTCACACGAGCGGTGATCATTTATATGATGCGGTGGATTTGGTCATTGACAATCATGCACCAAAAGGGGACGCGATGCTATCCCATGAGGATGTTTCAGTACCTTTCGCACCATCATCAACTGTTACCGGGGCAGCGATCCTTAATGCCATATTGGCTGATGCCATTAAGACCATTGCGGAGACAGGGGCCGAACCGCCTGTTTTTCTCAGCGGCAATGTCGATGGTGCGGATGACCACAACAAGCGCTTAATCGAGCAATATAAAGATAGGATTTCGCTATTAAGGTAA
- a CDS encoding UxaA family hydrolase, with protein MSLTFQGYQRSDGTAGTRNHIGIVSSVICSSTVVREVADQVPSAIPFVHANGCAQLGDDFKLTKQMLVGMVSNPNLYAALLIGLGCETNQVSGLLKSIPKNKPLEAIGIQQLSGGDNTINHGVSRAEAWAKEAEKEERTTQPLSSITIGVMTVEADEDTLNDVTPIVGKVVDQLLENHGTVITGLGKTMEPAGNLLAELANNKDAEDKLRKVEKGFQRESWETVQNVNQETLPWSDDQRRTAHLETGISGSKAIDSVLGYGEKPIRKGLHMMSVPNNIVEAMSSLASAGCGIVLMISSRGIFTGSVAVPCMTVVPSQHDALYDELVDYKVSGADVEQQVTELIDTLIDVCSGKETRLETHALGEFSISHVGTPF; from the coding sequence ATGAGTCTCACTTTTCAGGGTTATCAAAGAAGTGATGGGACGGCTGGGACGAGAAATCATATTGGCATCGTATCATCGGTCATATGTTCCAGCACGGTGGTTCGAGAGGTGGCCGATCAAGTTCCATCAGCAATACCCTTTGTGCATGCAAATGGATGCGCGCAACTAGGAGATGACTTTAAACTCACAAAACAAATGCTAGTGGGTATGGTGTCAAACCCAAATCTCTATGCAGCCCTTCTTATTGGATTAGGTTGTGAAACCAATCAAGTCAGCGGATTATTAAAAAGCATACCTAAAAATAAGCCCCTTGAAGCAATAGGGATACAACAATTATCTGGTGGCGACAATACAATCAATCATGGTGTTAGCAGAGCTGAAGCATGGGCTAAAGAGGCGGAGAAAGAAGAACGTACAACACAACCGCTATCATCAATAACTATAGGTGTTATGACTGTAGAGGCAGATGAGGACACACTAAATGACGTTACTCCCATCGTTGGAAAAGTTGTTGATCAATTACTTGAAAATCATGGGACGGTCATTACAGGCTTGGGAAAAACCATGGAACCGGCTGGGAACCTATTAGCCGAACTTGCTAATAATAAAGATGCAGAGGATAAACTGAGAAAAGTAGAAAAAGGTTTTCAACGTGAAAGTTGGGAAACGGTTCAGAATGTTAATCAAGAAACCCTTCCTTGGTCGGATGATCAAAGGAGAACTGCTCATCTTGAAACAGGCATAAGTGGTTCAAAAGCCATTGATAGTGTCCTAGGATATGGGGAAAAGCCCATTCGAAAAGGTCTTCATATGATGTCAGTGCCGAACAACATCGTGGAAGCGATGTCTAGTTTAGCTTCAGCTGGATGCGGCATCGTGTTGATGATTAGTAGTAGAGGCATATTTACAGGATCTGTTGCTGTTCCTTGCATGACGGTCGTACCAAGTCAACATGATGCTTTATATGATGAATTAGTTGATTATAAGGTTTCAGGGGCTGATGTTGAACAACAAGTGACAGAATTAATAGATACGTTAATTGATGTATGCTCTGGGAAAGAAACAAGGCTTGAAACTCATGCACTTGGTGAATTTTCGATTTCACACGTGGGAACGCCATTTTAA
- a CDS encoding EamA family transporter — protein MKRWQAVIVFMIGAGSFGMNPVFVKLGFAEGYTLGEVNAAQMILAVLFLWLIGIRTAKKTQTMKTINLSKTGYMMVAGTLTGLTGIFYYGAMQYLPASVAIVLLFQFVWVGVLFEWVFDRKRPTKETLLSVVVTLIGVAFAADVVSGDLYNFAPVGILLGFCSAFSYTGFVFVSGRVAIDVRPLVRTPIMMTGSLILILIIFPPGFLLGDTLTSSLWLYGAGLALCGGILPPLLFAISAPHIPGSLATILGSAELPVAVVASSIILSERVTLLQWFGVILIIISVVMNEWLASSRRGKMRGHNN, from the coding sequence ATGAAAAGATGGCAAGCGGTGATCGTATTTATGATTGGTGCCGGCAGTTTCGGCATGAACCCCGTTTTTGTAAAACTCGGTTTTGCGGAAGGGTATACATTAGGTGAAGTGAACGCAGCGCAAATGATATTGGCGGTTCTGTTCCTATGGTTAATCGGCATACGGACGGCGAAAAAGACCCAGACAATGAAGACCATTAATCTTTCGAAAACAGGATATATGATGGTGGCCGGGACGCTGACGGGATTAACCGGGATTTTCTATTATGGTGCGATGCAATATTTACCAGCGTCGGTTGCGATTGTGCTCTTGTTTCAGTTTGTTTGGGTGGGTGTGCTGTTTGAATGGGTATTTGACCGCAAACGGCCGACTAAGGAGACGTTGTTGTCCGTCGTTGTCACATTAATAGGGGTGGCGTTTGCGGCGGATGTTGTGAGCGGTGACTTATATAACTTTGCACCGGTCGGCATTTTGCTCGGCTTTTGTTCGGCCTTTTCCTATACCGGGTTTGTTTTTGTCAGCGGTCGTGTCGCGATAGATGTTCGTCCGTTGGTCAGGACACCGATTATGATGACAGGATCATTGATATTAATTTTAATTATTTTCCCGCCTGGTTTTCTGTTGGGTGACACCTTAACGAGCAGTCTATGGTTGTATGGCGCGGGCCTCGCGCTCTGCGGCGGTATATTGCCACCGTTGTTGTTTGCGATATCTGCACCGCATATCCCGGGTAGCTTAGCGACGATTCTTGGATCCGCGGAACTGCCAGTGGCGGTCGTTGCCTCAAGCATCATTCTTTCTGAACGAGTCACCCTGTTGCAATGGTTCGGTGTTATCCTCATTATTATATCAGTGGTCATGAACGAATGGCTGGCCTCATCGCGTCGCGGGAAAATGAGAGGACATAATAATTAA
- the hmpA gene encoding NO-inducible flavohemoprotein: MLDSNTLSIVKSTAPVLKDHARDIGVRFYELLFAKAPELYNIFNQTNQQRGLQQEALAYAVYAAGENIDNLDAIKPLVMRVAEKHVALGVQPEQYPVVGETLLQAVKDVLGDAATDDVIDAWGEAYNAIADVFISLEQELYEETEQQTGGWSGFREFIVDKKVKETGSVTSFYFKPKDGKPIATYQPGQYLTLRAEIEGEQYTHMRHYSLSDAPGKDYYRISVKREDGDDNTPDGIVSNYLHHQVQEGDVLSFAAPAGDFTIMNEDLPIVLISGGIGLTPLMSIFNHLTEKEPHRPVTFIHATQNSSNHAMKQHVAKVADEYENVSSFVCYDDPTAEDKAAHHFDKEGYVDLEWLKSILPSNQADFYFCGPVPFMKAVNQALKDWDVPEERSHYEVFNPISILEEA, encoded by the coding sequence ATGCTAGACTCTAACACGCTTAGTATCGTGAAATCGACGGCCCCCGTATTAAAAGATCATGCCCGTGACATCGGCGTGCGTTTTTACGAGCTCCTTTTTGCTAAAGCTCCTGAATTATATAATATCTTTAACCAAACCAATCAACAGAGAGGCTTGCAGCAAGAGGCATTGGCTTATGCCGTCTATGCTGCCGGTGAAAACATTGATAACCTAGACGCCATTAAACCACTTGTGATGCGGGTTGCTGAAAAACATGTCGCCTTAGGCGTTCAACCAGAACAATATCCGGTTGTCGGTGAAACCCTTCTACAAGCGGTTAAGGACGTCCTCGGTGATGCAGCAACAGATGACGTGATTGATGCTTGGGGCGAGGCCTATAACGCCATTGCAGACGTGTTTATTAGTCTTGAACAAGAACTTTATGAAGAAACGGAACAACAAACCGGAGGCTGGTCAGGCTTTCGAGAATTTATTGTTGATAAAAAAGTGAAAGAAACCGGCTCGGTAACCTCCTTCTATTTTAAACCGAAAGATGGCAAACCCATAGCAACCTATCAACCCGGCCAGTATCTTACATTAAGAGCTGAGATTGAAGGCGAGCAATATACCCATATGAGGCATTATAGTTTATCCGATGCTCCTGGCAAAGATTATTATCGAATTAGTGTCAAACGTGAAGACGGCGACGACAATACACCGGATGGGATTGTCTCAAATTATTTGCATCATCAGGTTCAGGAAGGAGATGTCCTATCATTTGCGGCTCCAGCGGGTGACTTTACGATCATGAACGAAGATCTTCCAATTGTCCTCATCAGTGGCGGCATTGGCTTGACCCCGCTTATGAGTATATTCAATCATCTTACAGAAAAAGAGCCTCATCGTCCCGTAACGTTTATCCATGCCACACAAAACAGTTCAAACCATGCGATGAAGCAGCATGTGGCAAAAGTAGCTGATGAGTACGAAAACGTGTCATCATTTGTTTGCTATGATGACCCTACGGCGGAAGACAAGGCTGCTCATCATTTTGATAAAGAGGGCTATGTGGATCTAGAATGGCTAAAATCCATTTTGCCAAGTAACCAAGCCGATTTCTACTTCTGCGGACCCGTTCCTTTCATGAAAGCTGTTAATCAAGCTCTTAAGGATTGGGATGTTCCGGAAGAGCGCAGTCACTACGAAGTCTTTAATCCGATTAGTATTTTAGAAGAAGCTTAA
- a CDS encoding VanZ family protein → MKRWVMRVAPIIYMLGIWLQSGYFNPGEAVETWPIFDGFNQLFSDQTSTTGGMDMTQLFEYGHLVEFGIFYILLMMALATFLRVGSGWEGLAAALAVSYAFIDEWHQSFVPYRSATFIDLVKDFIGIFVAWLMIHFVYVRKHSADWMNERDRQ, encoded by the coding sequence GTGAAACGATGGGTGATGAGAGTTGCGCCGATCATTTATATGCTGGGTATCTGGTTGCAGTCGGGATATTTTAATCCCGGGGAGGCTGTAGAGACGTGGCCGATTTTTGATGGGTTCAATCAATTATTTTCTGACCAGACTAGTACTACGGGCGGTATGGACATGACGCAGTTGTTTGAATACGGTCACCTAGTGGAGTTTGGTATTTTTTATATTTTATTAATGATGGCTTTAGCAACTTTCTTAAGAGTAGGATCGGGTTGGGAAGGGTTGGCCGCCGCTCTAGCGGTGTCTTATGCATTCATAGATGAATGGCACCAATCCTTTGTGCCTTATCGCTCAGCAACATTCATTGATTTAGTTAAAGATTTTATTGGTATATTTGTAGCTTGGTTGATGATTCACTTCGTTTATGTTCGGAAACACAGCGCAGATTGGATGAACGAAAGGGATCGTCAGTGA
- a CDS encoding nucleoside hydrolase, whose protein sequence is MKHKQIILDVDTGLDDSLALMLALKHPDINVLGITTVSGRVSAEQAYLNTIQLINRLDTHERPPVIKGSGEPLLNRFPIATHQAHSTEEQLHRILDGSSVEYPVLDEHAVTFMINTILKNAKPVTLVLMGPLTNFALALKVAPEIVDYISDVIVMGGAEGKGNITSVAEFNIYCDPEAAQIVLGHPDLNIHLITLDICQNAFLTEEDLETLLENDQSTSQLALKILQGITNQFRNVYAPISGAATLLYAMDSELLEGEMAEVSVETGSPLTRGMTVINRESYGDGHVFVPSDIDHQRFTESFVRTLVGEWL, encoded by the coding sequence ATGAAGCATAAACAGATCATTTTGGACGTTGATACAGGTTTGGATGATTCGTTGGCACTGATGTTGGCCTTGAAGCACCCAGATATTAATGTACTCGGTATTACAACAGTTTCGGGCCGCGTTTCCGCCGAACAGGCTTATCTAAATACAATCCAGTTAATTAATCGATTAGATACTCATGAAAGACCACCGGTCATTAAAGGATCAGGTGAGCCGCTCTTGAATCGTTTTCCCATAGCAACACATCAAGCCCATAGTACGGAAGAGCAACTTCATAGGATTCTCGACGGCAGTTCTGTGGAGTACCCGGTATTGGATGAGCATGCTGTCACTTTTATGATTAATACCATTTTAAAAAATGCCAAACCCGTTACACTTGTGTTAATGGGCCCACTAACCAATTTTGCCTTAGCCTTGAAGGTGGCCCCGGAGATCGTTGATTACATTAGTGATGTGATTGTCATGGGTGGTGCAGAAGGTAAAGGAAATATTACGTCAGTTGCTGAATTTAATATATACTGCGACCCGGAAGCTGCTCAAATTGTTTTGGGGCATCCTGATTTGAATATTCATTTGATTACGTTGGATATTTGTCAGAATGCCTTTTTAACAGAGGAAGATCTTGAAACTTTATTAGAAAATGATCAATCTACAAGTCAGTTGGCTTTGAAAATCCTACAAGGTATAACCAATCAGTTCAGAAATGTCTATGCTCCTATAAGTGGCGCGGCCACTTTACTATATGCGATGGACTCCGAATTGTTAGAAGGGGAAATGGCTGAGGTGTCCGTGGAGACGGGGAGTCCGCTCACTCGTGGCATGACGGTCATCAATCGGGAGAGTTATGGAGATGGTCATGTCTTCGTACCCTCTGACATCGATCACCAGCGGTTTACGGAATCATTTGTTCGAACGTTGGTGGGGGAATGGTTATGA
- a CDS encoding UxaA family hydrolase, which translates to MKTFEGYRRANGKIGVRNHVIVMNTVGELSSLAQKLAESVPGVIAVTHQAGETEHSGDIKQTIKTLKGTAGHPNVAAALLLGMGSKDPAEAISKDLQQAGHHVHALIVNKDKTLMDILAEGKDWLQHALDQSQQQETEAADVSELIIGLECGGSDAWSGVTANPSIGAFSDAIVHDGGTSILAETTEAIGAEHILAERAINSEVSRDFLNRVKTYEERVKAVGEDVRSANPSPGNIAGGLTTLEEKSLGCIKKGGNSPLREVLNYAHEPSEKGFVFMDTPGYDVESVAGLAAGGAQIVLFSTGKGSPTGSPIVPVIKIGTNTRLYENMPDHIDINAGEILEGTSTIDKIGEDIYSLVLEVANGYRTASELNKNQEFSIWRLAETM; encoded by the coding sequence ATGAAAACTTTTGAAGGCTATCGCAGAGCGAACGGAAAAATAGGTGTTAGAAACCATGTTATCGTTATGAATACCGTTGGGGAATTATCAAGTCTTGCTCAAAAGTTGGCGGAGTCAGTGCCGGGGGTCATAGCAGTCACTCATCAGGCGGGCGAAACAGAACATTCAGGAGATATTAAGCAAACGATAAAGACATTAAAGGGGACGGCAGGACATCCTAATGTGGCGGCAGCATTATTATTGGGCATGGGAAGCAAGGATCCGGCAGAGGCTATTTCAAAGGATTTGCAACAAGCCGGTCATCATGTGCATGCCCTTATTGTTAATAAGGATAAAACTTTAATGGATATTTTAGCAGAAGGTAAAGATTGGCTGCAGCACGCGTTAGATCAGAGCCAACAACAAGAAACAGAGGCAGCAGATGTTTCTGAATTAATTATTGGCTTAGAATGTGGTGGATCTGATGCGTGGTCAGGGGTCACAGCTAATCCATCCATCGGAGCCTTTTCAGATGCAATTGTACACGATGGAGGTACGAGTATATTAGCAGAAACGACTGAAGCGATAGGGGCAGAACATATATTAGCAGAACGTGCTATCAATTCCGAAGTGAGCCGGGATTTTTTGAATAGGGTCAAAACATATGAAGAGAGAGTGAAAGCTGTAGGGGAGGATGTCAGATCAGCCAATCCTTCTCCAGGAAACATAGCGGGAGGCCTAACGACACTTGAAGAGAAATCATTAGGTTGTATCAAAAAAGGTGGAAACTCACCATTAAGAGAAGTTTTAAACTATGCTCACGAACCATCTGAAAAGGGTTTTGTATTTATGGACACACCAGGATATGATGTTGAGTCAGTAGCTGGATTAGCTGCGGGTGGGGCACAAATCGTATTATTCTCGACCGGCAAGGGATCTCCTACAGGATCTCCTATTGTTCCCGTCATTAAAATAGGAACGAATACAAGACTCTATGAAAATATGCCGGATCATATTGATATTAATGCAGGTGAAATTTTGGAAGGCACAAGTACCATCGATAAGATAGGCGAGGACATTTATTCTCTTGTTTTAGAAGTAGCCAATGGATATAGGACGGCTTCGGAATTAAATAAGAATCAGGAATTCAGTATTTGGCGGTTAGCGGAAACCATGTGA
- a CDS encoding putative holin-like toxin, protein MTVYHTINLMISFGLLVATVIAVSQKEK, encoded by the coding sequence ATGACAGTATATCATACAATTAACTTAATGATCAGTTTTGGTCTGTTAGTTGCCACTGTTATTGCTGTCTCACAAAAAGAGAAATAG
- a CDS encoding aminopeptidase has product MDHFQSKLEKYAELVVKIGLNVQKDQPVIIQAPIEAAEFAREAVRAAYRNGAKKVDVDYSDAPTGRIQFEEQPEESLKDVPQWKVDRFQAFVEDNGALLNITGQDPNALSGVDTNRIMIAQQASGKALKFFKEAQLKGDIHWCIAGVPTESWATQVFPDKTPEEAVAALWEAIFKTVRLDEDDPVAAWEAHSENLKDKMNYLNEQNFKALHYKAPGTDLTIELNPDHLWVGAGHESPNGLTYIPNMPTEEVFSAPRKYGVNGTVTSTKPLALNGNLIENFSFTFENGKVVDFSAEKGYDALKSMLDTDEGARYLGEVALVPDQSPISQSGIIFYNTLYDENASCHIALGNAITMNIEGGDQMDSDALEQHEVTESVVHTDFMIGSSELDIDAETQDGDIKPLFRNGNWAI; this is encoded by the coding sequence ATGGATCATTTTCAATCCAAGCTCGAGAAATATGCCGAGCTCGTCGTAAAAATTGGGCTTAATGTTCAAAAAGATCAGCCCGTCATTATTCAGGCTCCGATTGAGGCAGCTGAATTTGCCAGAGAGGCTGTACGAGCAGCTTATCGCAATGGGGCCAAAAAGGTTGACGTCGATTATAGTGACGCACCAACCGGACGCATTCAATTTGAGGAGCAACCAGAAGAAAGCTTAAAGGACGTTCCCCAATGGAAGGTTGATCGTTTCCAAGCATTTGTTGAGGACAACGGTGCTTTGCTTAATATCACTGGACAAGATCCAAACGCTTTATCCGGAGTCGATACTAATCGAATTATGATCGCGCAGCAGGCATCCGGAAAAGCCTTGAAATTTTTCAAAGAAGCGCAGCTTAAAGGGGATATCCACTGGTGTATTGCTGGTGTGCCTACTGAAAGCTGGGCCACGCAAGTTTTCCCAGACAAAACACCTGAAGAAGCTGTCGCAGCACTATGGGAAGCGATTTTTAAAACCGTCCGCTTAGATGAAGACGATCCGGTTGCTGCCTGGGAGGCGCATTCCGAAAATCTCAAGGACAAAATGAATTATCTCAATGAGCAAAACTTTAAGGCCCTACATTACAAAGCACCTGGAACCGATTTGACAATTGAGCTAAATCCCGATCATCTATGGGTGGGGGCTGGCCATGAGTCACCGAATGGCCTCACCTACATACCGAACATGCCGACCGAGGAAGTCTTTTCTGCACCTAGAAAATACGGTGTCAACGGTACGGTGACGAGCACCAAGCCACTTGCTTTGAACGGTAATCTCATCGAGAATTTCTCATTTACCTTTGAAAACGGCAAGGTTGTTGATTTTTCCGCAGAAAAAGGCTATGACGCTCTGAAGAGTATGCTAGATACAGATGAAGGCGCCCGCTACCTTGGTGAAGTGGCTCTTGTGCCTGATCAATCACCGATTTCCCAATCCGGCATTATCTTCTATAACACCTTATATGACGAGAATGCCTCATGTCATATTGCGCTTGGTAATGCGATTACGATGAATATTGAGGGCGGCGACCAAATGGATTCTGACGCTCTTGAACAGCATGAAGTTACTGAAAGTGTCGTCCACACCGACTTCATGATCGGGTCTAGCGAGCTTGATATTGATGCCGAAACACAAGATGGCGACATTAAGCCACTATTCCGCAACGGTAACTGGGCCATTTAA
- a CDS encoding CBO0543 family protein: MSAEKAEFFNRLVNLGEKLSDEELHYWKAYSDYDTWQFWVNILMLVVPLIILLCFIDREKIFLLGFYGMNIDAWFTYLNLIGVRCGLWDFPNRLAPIFPFFSFSASLIPVIYILVYQWTLNHNKNYYIYTFIISAIISFIMMPIFVVTDFFKMFKWVNYAWLFVFIVIVFLWSKIITNVFIFMHKKSESMR; this comes from the coding sequence ATGAGTGCTGAAAAGGCGGAATTCTTTAATAGACTCGTGAATTTAGGGGAAAAGTTATCTGATGAAGAGCTTCATTATTGGAAAGCTTATTCCGATTATGATACTTGGCAATTTTGGGTTAATATCTTAATGTTAGTTGTCCCCTTAATCATTTTATTGTGCTTCATTGATAGAGAGAAAATCTTCCTTTTAGGCTTTTATGGCATGAATATTGATGCATGGTTCACTTATTTGAACCTGATCGGAGTAAGATGTGGTTTGTGGGATTTCCCAAATCGATTAGCGCCGATATTTCCTTTTTTTAGTTTCAGTGCCTCTTTAATACCCGTCATATATATTTTAGTTTACCAATGGACACTTAATCATAATAAGAACTATTATATTTATACATTCATCATATCAGCAATCATTTCATTTATTATGATGCCGATATTTGTCGTAACAGATTTCTTTAAAATGTTTAAATGGGTTAATTATGCTTGGTTGTTCGTATTTATAGTGATTGTATTTCTTTGGAGTAAGATCATTACAAATGTATTTATCTTTATGCATAAGAAGAGTGAATCGATGAGATAA